The following coding sequences lie in one Bicyclus anynana chromosome 21, ilBicAnyn1.1, whole genome shotgun sequence genomic window:
- the LOC112044352 gene encoding serine/arginine repetitive matrix protein 1 → MHIQERTNTTLTTCTKMTEEVDRRHGVNGNSSKSVNEDPPPQSAAQAATGGRLKFFKDGKFILELVRGCAREGERAGWVSVPRKTFWPPAAAPPTPPHAAPPCASLSLSDDNSSLHSSPCASSRDHAWKQPAPRRHLARALAFCYVRPSSLRAAHTRRAARRKRRRPFDALDAPDADAPGDDAVDGPAPPPDDREKYYHMKLKKPYQYHKLRVYKKTKSPFRPKELARTIDRLREKAAALPVLVNAKLANCRQEHAMVSPRKRILREMERVSLEDQATKRRAKTVPALGTAPPAPSPGPSRARTPNGTQPKPAKHVSSYSIHSLLSMPDETREPEPKRSPHSSVTSPDLSPSPEHYRYRAAALARDSPRDSPTPPQPAPPAFRAYSSPASPYAARAWPAAAPAPAYARRDDWGAQYVYGYGYVPHVYRAPAPPLWMHYALAPGAPPGPWAPMPHPLLTDHIPKDEPTSDLPLNLSKH, encoded by the exons ATGCATATACAGGAAAGAACGAACACAACTCTGACAACATGTACCAAAATGACAGAAGAAGTAGACAGAAGACATGGTGTGAATGGTAACAGCAGCAAGAGTGTCAATGAGGATCCTCCGCCGCAGAGTGCCGCCCAGGCTGCCACTGGTGGAAGGCTCAAATTCTTCAAAG ATGGGAAGTTTATCCTGGAGCTGGTGCGTGGATGCGCGCGCGAGGGCGAGCGCGCGGGCTGGGTGTCGGTGCCGCGCAAGACTTTCtggccgcccgccgccgcgccgcccacGCCGCCGCACGCCGCACCGCCCTGCGCCTCGCTGTCGCTGTCCGACGACAACTCGTCGCTGCACTCGTCGCCCTGCGCCTCCAGCCGCGACCACGCGTGGAAGCagcccgcgccgcgccgccacCTCGCGCGCGCTCTCGCCTTCTGCTACGTGCGCCCCTCCTCGCTGCGCGCTGCACACACCcggcgcgccgcgcgccgcaaGCGCCGCCGCCCCTTCGACGCGCTCGACGCGCCCGACGCCGACGCGCCCGGCGACGACGCGGTCGACGGGCCGGCGCCGCCGCCGGACGACCGCGAGAAGTACTATCACATGAAACTAAAGAAACCATATCAGTATCATAAGTTAAGGGTGTACAAGAAGACGAAGTCGCCGTTCCGGCCGAAGGAGCTGGCGCGCACGATAGACCGGCTGCGCGAGAAGGCGGCCGCGCTGCCGGTGCTCGTGAACGCCAAGCTGGCCAACTGCCGGCAGGAGCACGCCATGGTGTCGCCGCGCAAGCGCATCCTGCGCGAGATGGAGCGCGTCAGCCTCGAGGACCAGGCCACCAAGCGGCGCGCCAAGACCGTGCCCGCGCTCGGcaccgcgccgcccgcgccgtcGCCCGGCCCCAGCCGCGCGCGGACGCCCAACGGCACGCAGCCCAAGCCCGCCAAGCACGTGAGCAGCTACAGCATCCACTCGCTGCTCAGCATGCCGGACGAGACGCGCGAGCCCGAGCCCAAGCGCTCGCCGCACTCCAGCGTCACGTCGCCCGACCTCAGCCCCAGCCCCGAGCACTACCGCTACCGGGCCGCGGCGCTGGCGCGCGACTCGCCGCGCGACTCGCCCACGCCGCCGcagcccgcgccgcccgccttCCGCGCCTACTCGTCGCCCGCGTCGCCGTACGCGGCGCGCGCCtggcccgccgccgcgcccgcgcctgCGTACGCGCGCCGCGACGACTGGGGCGCGCAGTACGTGTACGGCTACGGCTACGTGCCGCACGTGTAccgcgcgcccgcgccgccgctgtGGATGCACTACGCGCTGGCGCCCGGCGCGCCGCCCGGGCCCTGGGCGCCGATGCCGCACCCGCTGCTCACCGACCACATACCGAAGGACGAACCTACTTCAG ATTTGCCATTGAATCTATCGAAACACTGA
- the LOC112044353 gene encoding eukaryotic initiation factor 4A-III — MTSSEVSYTNRKIISEDLSNVEFDTSEDVEVIPTFDSMGLRDELLRGIYTYGFEKPSAIQQRSIQPIVKGRDVIAQAQSGTGKTATFSISILQSLDTTLRETQVLILSPTRELATQIQKVILALGDFMNVQCHACIGGTNLGEDIRKLDYGQHVVSGTPGRVFDMIRRRVLRTRSIKMLVLDEADEMLNKGFKEQIYDVYRYLPPATQVVLISATLPHEILEMTSKFMTDPIRILVKRDELTLEGIKQFFVAVEREEWKFDTLCDLYDTLTITQAVIFCNTKRKVDWLTQKMQEANFTVSSMHGDMPQKERDNIMKEFRSGQSRVLITTDVWARGIDVQQVSLVINYDLPNNRELYIHRIGRSGRFGRKGVAINFVKSDDIRILRDIEQYYSTQIDEMPMNVADLI, encoded by the exons ATGACTTCATCGGAAGTATCCTATACTAATCGCAAAATAATATCCGAAGATTTGTCAAACGTCGAATTTGATACTAGCGAAGATGTTGAAGTCATTCCAACGTTCGACTCCATGGGCCTCCGCGACGAGTTACTGCGAGGAATTTATACTTACG gCTTTGAAAAGCCATCAGCTATCCAGCAAAGAAGTATACAGCCAATAGTCAAAGGCAGAGATGTCATTGCTCAAGCACAATCTGGTACTGGTAAAACAGCTACATTTTCAATATCCATCTTGCAATCACTGGACACAACTCTTCGTGAAACGCAAGTGCTGATTCTTTCCCCTACTCGAGAATTGGCTACACAAATTCAAAAAGTCATTCTTGCTTTGGGAGACTTCATGAATGTTCAGTGTCACGCTTGCATTGGAGGTACAAACCTTGGAGAGGATATTAGAAAGTTGGACTATGGTCAGCATGTTGTATCAGGGACCCCTGGTCGAGTTTTTG ACATGATAAGGAGGCGTGTGCTTCGCACCAGGTCCATCAAGATGTTAGTACTTGATGAGGCAGATGAGATGTTGAACAAGGGATTCAAAGAGCAGATCTATGATGTCTACAGATACTTGCCGCCAGCCACTCAAGTTGTTCTTATATCTGCTACTTTGCCACATGAAATACTTGAAATGACTTCAAAGTTTATGACTGATCCTATTAGGATTTTGGTAAAACG tGATGAGTTGACACTAGAAGGCATAAAGCAGTTCTTTGTTGCCGTGGAGCGTGAAGAATGGAAGTTTGATACACTGTGTGACTTGTATGACACCCTCACAATCACACAAGCGGTGATCTTCTGCAATACCAAGAGAAAGGTAGACTGGCTGACACAAAAAATGCAAGAGGCAAACTTCACAGTGAGCTCAATGCATGGGGATATGCCACAGAAAGAAAGAGACAACATCATGAAAGAGTTTAGATCAGGACAAAG TCGAGTTCTCATCACAACAGATGTATGGGCAAGAGGTATTGATGTACAGCAAGTGTCCCTAGTCATCAACTATGACTTGCCCAACAATCGTGAATTGTATATTCACAGGATTGGTCGCTCGGGTCGTTTTGGCCGCAAGGGTGTTGCCATTAACTTTGTCAAATCAGATGACATCAGGATTTTGAGAGATATTGAACAGTACTACTCAACACAAATTGACGAAATGCCTATGAATGTAGCAGATTTAATATAA
- the LOC112044354 gene encoding ubiquitin-conjugating enzyme E2 J1-like — protein MAEKYNTKCPGVKRLMREAIELAEATDEYCARPLEDNLFEWHFTVRGPRGTDFEDGIYHGRILLPKEYPMHPPHIILLTPNGRFEINKKICLSISGHHPETWQPSWSIRTALLALIAFMPSPAEGTIGSLDYTPAERKALAKKSTSWACPQCGDVTALLSSTAAKPPTEEEQTVLNQIAFKGEEEQVKPPAEPVPEPQNIEFTPQVMESSDSTTSFLDQLTEILVALLVGAIGIFIYRRWDAFATSESTEL, from the coding sequence aTGGCAGAGAAGTACAACACGAAATGTCCTGGTGTAAAACGCCTCATGCGAGAGGCAATAGAATTAGCAGAGGCCACCGATGAATATTGTGCAAGACCCCTTGAAGATAATTTATTCGAGTGGCACTTTACCGTGCGTGGCCCGAGGGGAACAGACTTCGAAGATGGCATATACCATGGCAGGATACTATTGCCTAAGGAGTATCCAATGCATCCGCCTCATATTATACTGTTAACACCGAATGGCAggtttgaaattaataaaaagatttgTTTATCAATTTCTGGTCATCATCCAGAAACTTGGCAGCCGTCCTGGTCGATACGAACAGCTCTATTGGCACTAATCGCTTTTATGCCTTCTCCAGCTGAAGGTACCATAGGCTCATTAGATTACACGCCAGCTGAAAGAAAAGCTCTTGCAAAGAAATCTACCAGTTGGGCGTGTCCACAGTGTGGTGACGTCACAGCCCTGCTGTCCTCTACAGCTGCAAAGCCTCCAACTGAGGAGGAGCAGACTGTACTTAATCAAATAGCATTCAAAGGTGAAGAGGAGCAAGTGAAACCACCAGCTGAACCTGTCCCTGAACCCCAGAACATAGAGTTCACACCACAGGTCATGGAGTCTTCAGATTCTACCACTAGTTTCTTGGATCAGTTAACAGAAATTCTTGTGGCTCTGTTAGTAGGTGCAATAGGTATTTTTATCTATAGGCGTTGGGATGCTTTTGCCACCTCTGAGTCTACAGAACTGTAG